The window GTCTGTTTGCATTTGCAAATATCAAGGAAATGGATTCTAAATTTATATTACTAGCTTTCATTCCAGCTATTTTCTTTTGGATTTTGGACGGATACTTTATTCAACAAGAAAAAAAATATCGGGATTTGTATAAAGAGGTAAGTGCAAAACAATACCACCAAATTGATTTTTCAATGGACGCTTCTGTTTTCAAATGGTATTTGTTACTAGCGATTTTTTCACCTACTTTAGTTTTATTTTATGTACCAATATTGTTCATCATTGTAATAGCACTTAAATATTTACCAATATTATAAGAGGTAATCCCTACTAGCTTTTAGTGTTAGTAGGGATTTTTTTGTTTTCCATTAGAAAGTATTTGAAGCAGCTGGACATCTTGAAAAGGGGGGGAGTGTGGACAGTTGCTTTTTTCAAGATTGGATACTTTCATTATCAATATCGTGGTTTTAGCAATCACTGGTGGGTTATTATGGATAAAGCGTGATTTCTTCAGATACTTAACTAGGAACAACTGATGTACAGATAGCAAATAACCTGAAGGTATTCAAACTATAGGAAATCAAGTCTATTAGCTTCCGCTGGTAGGCTTTATTGTTATTAATATTTTAATACATAACAGGTAAAAGCGTAACAGTTCAAACAATGGGTCGTCACAGCTTCGCTTCTCTACGCTGTAACTGGTGCTTTATTTTATGTCGTGAATGATGGTGACCCTTTTTCTTTGAAGAAGATATTAGGTCATACTGATATGTCTGTGGAAGAAAATATATTCAAATGACTGATACAGATGTTAAAAAACAATACAATACATTTTTACCGTAGAACAGAATTTTTAAGAAATAAATTTAAGGAGGAAGTCAGGTGTTACTAACTGATTAAAATCAAACAATCCATTTATGAAATAGATGCTTTTCTCGAAGGTTCAATATTAGAAACTTTAATCATTGAAGATGGACAAGCCTTTATCCAGCTTCCAACTAATGAAATGCAGTTACTAAACGATTCCTTTCAAATTGAAGTTTTAACTGATACTGGAAACCATTCAATCACGTATCAACTAGCCATAAACATGTTATCTTCTGATGGATGGTAATTTACGCAAGATTTCAGAAAAAGTGAAACAAAATCAATCTGATTCAACTGAAAGCTTTCCTAATATTGATTCAACGCCATTCATTAAAATAATTAATCAGCAAAATGAAAGAATAATAGATTTGAATGTGAGTAATAACTTTCTGATTATACCTGCGGTGGAAGTACCTTAAAAGGTTGGGTTGAAAACCAATACTTAAAAACTTTAGGTATACCAGAAGTTCATATTTATGACCGTGATGAAAAGACCCGCCAAAATATCAAAAATGGTGTGATAAACTTAATGAACGTGGTGATTGTTCAGTTGCTTTCATTACTAAAAAGAGGAAGATGGAAAACTATATTCATCCAGCTGCAATAAAAGTAGTACTAGGAGTTGACATTGAAATTACAGATCAATGCAATGTACCTAAAATGATTTCTGATATGATTGAACCTAATGAGAAGACTATAAAACATCTTTTAAATAAAGATGCCGTTGATTTAATGACGTATTAACAAATATGTCAAATTGATTCTGAAAAAGAAATTGAAAATTGGCTAGAAACTATTTTGAATTTTTGCCGTGAACCAGTTTCACATTAAAAGAAAAAATAATACCCCTTGAAACCAATCCAGCAATGGAACAGGAAGCAAGGGCTATCAGCCCTGCAAGAGGCGAATAGGTGGTAGGCCACAAACTCCTCCTAAAGATATAGAACGAACACTCAAGTTATATGATTATAATAATTATTCTGTTATTGAAACATTAAAATGACGAAAGTATATAAATGAACGCTATATGGTGCGTATTGGTGAATAGCCTTTTTCATCCGTAAAATAGAGTCTCATCTAAAAAAGTTAGGACAGCCAATTTTAAATGGGATATAATAGCAATATATTTAATGAGGGGTGATATAATGGGGCTTTTTAGAGATATTGGTAAAGGAATAGGAACCGGTCTAGGAGTAGTTGTAGGCGGTCCAATTGCAATTGCAGGTGAACTTACAGGGGTTAAGATATTAGAAAATATCGGAGATGGAGTAATGAAAGCATCTTCTTGTGCAGGAGAAACTGCAGGAAGGCTTACAGAGGGAACTATTAACACTGTTAATGGTATCTGGAATGATGACCCAATTAAAAGAGATGAAGGTTTAAGTGATATTGGGTACGCAGTAGAAACTACCGCTAAAGGTGTTTACCATACAGCCAAAAATGCTCTTCAAAACGGTGGAGAAATCATTGGTGGGGCAATTGATGGAGATATAGATATGGTTAAAAAAGGAGCATCTGGATTAGTAACGACTGTTGCTGTCGGTGCTTTAGCTATAGGCGTTTTAGATTTTGTAGATGGGGTAGATGGAGCAGACGGAGCGGAGATGTCAACTGTTGACAGTGATGTAGCAGTGGATGTTGTAGACAATCAAAATCCTAGTATACATACAGTAGATCCGAACTATGTAGATGGATATTATCGAGCAGATGGAACATATGTGGAGGGTTATTGGCGAGACGGTGATGGAAATACAACTGTAGACCGTAGTGTAGAACAGGGTGGGGGCTACGAACGCTCTAATCCTGATGGGAATCCAACTAACAATCTAGGTTAAAGTACATTGGATTATTGTACGAACTTTAATATCATTTTAGCAATTACTATTAAACTCAAGAAAAATAACTTGCAATAATTTTTTATTTTAATTTTCACATGGAATTGGCAATATCATTGTTGTCAAAGATGAATTTATTTAATAAAAAAAAACGGCCCTTCCCAATATATAAGAGAAGGGCTTTAACTATTAATCTTCCCAAACCTCATCCATAAGTTGTTCTATTTCTTTCCGAAGTTTATTAGTATCCTCGGTTAATACTCTTATTTTATCACCTTTGAATTCTACAACATCACCAATGGGGGCGTTTTCAGGAAAGAAACATCTTTCAAAATCTCGTGTAACCCTGTTTATTTCAACTACAACCCAATCACCTTCAAAACGGTCAATAATACCTTTTTGTCCTTCACGTAACCAAAGCTGGGTTTTAGGTTGTAGGAAATTCGGTTTTCAAAGATTACTTAGATATGGGCAAGATGGGGGCTTTGGGGACTGGATTTGCCATTGGATATCATAGGGGAAGTTCACAATATAAGAAAATGAATACACCAGCTTTTAATAAAAAATAGGTAGGAAGGCAGCTCGAAAAGTTGGGGTCAAAGTAGGTCTAAAGGCCCTTGATGGTAGGCTTGATAGAAGATGCTGGGACATTTGGAACTGGTTTTTATAAAGGATATAAGAGAGAATATAATAATTATGGGAATAATACCCGAAAATGAAAAAGGTGAGATAAATGCTAAAAAACATAGGAATATTGAGTATGAACATTTGGGAAAACCTTTCTTCTATGTTGATGGAGCGACCTGTTCGTGTAATCTTACTTTGTATAGGTTTTTGGAATATATTTACTTGTATAAAGAATAGGTATTTTTTATCCGCTAGTCTTATGTTAATTATTTTTGTACTTCTTGGACTTATAACATTTACTAACTTGTATACAACGATATTATATGATGTTTCTACTATTCTGCAATTTGCTATTGTAGTAGCTCTCACAGGCATATTTTGTATAGCATATGAGTATGAATCAAACAAAAAAATGTAGTGATAATGAGATATTATTGATTTAATCAGTAAAAAGCCGGTTCAGTGGTGAGCCGGCTTATATATTTTCTCCAACAAGGGTCACGAGGTTTAGCCACGCAGTACTCCTTTACCTATGTAGGATAACAGACGATGAAGCTAGAAAGATGTATTATCACATGGCTCGATACTTTTATCCGAAAGAAGAATTAGCGGGTGCTTTAGTTTAACAAAGGGTTGAAAAGGGAGAAGCTACTACCTTCGAATATGATAGTAACGAGTAATTAATAAAAGCATATATTTAACTACTGGAACTTACACGCTTTGTTTGACAAACCCTTAGAAATATATCGGTGCCGAGTTTGGTGCCCATTTATAAAAATTTAATGATACTACAAAGCACTCTAAATCACAGAAACCTTATTCTATAGCACTTTGTGGGACTTAGTAATACTAGAAATTACATACTGGATAGAACTTCAAAACCGCTTGTGACCTGCGTGCCAGGTCAGGTGGGTTCGATTCTCAGGCGGTCCCGCCAATAAAACTACAGCAGCAAGGGTTTATGGAGATACTAAACCTTTGCATTGAGTATTACATAAATAGGGATTTCCAAAACGGTTTTCTGTCAGTTTCACGAAAGACTGTTTGAGATTGGTATACAAAACTGATTAGGACTTATCAAGAAAACCGTTCAAATCATAGCGCGCTTAATCCAAATTAAGGGGGCTTTTTGTATGCTAAGAAGAATGGTTACGGAAGTTTAAAAGCAGAATCCTGTATCAAAAGCTAAAAAAGATACTTACACCATGTGCGAAATGTTTGAAAGGTTCATGATGATAAAGAAGTCAGAAGGGTTAGCCCACCGAACTATTGATGAGTATCCCATTAATTATGAATATTTCCTTCGTTATACTGGTGGTGACCTAAAACCAGAGGAATTGACGATATAGCTCTTTTGTGGATGGATTAGTCATATGGCAGAAAAAATGGAACTGGCTCAAGCTACAATAAATATAAGAGTAAGATCAATGCGTTGCTTTGTTCTTTTTTGTTATGAGGAAAAGGGATGGATTTCAAAGCCTATCAATAAAGTTTTAGTTCCGTTAAGGGACCGATTGATAATGTTGAAGTTTAAACACCAGATGAGGTTAGACGGCTGCTAGCCGCAATTGATGAAAGCTTTTATACAGGGTTCCGTACAAAGGTAGTTGTGTTTGTTTTACTAGACACCAAAACTAGAGTTGCTAGTGTAGTTCCTCTGTGCGTGATAACCAGACTAGGTAATTTTGAACTAATATTTTAAATAGAACCAGCCTCTTAGTGAATATTGGCTAAAAAAAACTGAAAGCCCGTGGACTCTCAGTTTCCTTTATCAACCGTTCAAATTGAAATTTAGCTTATTTTCTACGTTTTACTTTAAAACCAAATTCGTCAAAACTTGCACTCTTAAAATGGTCTTTCATGATGATGATTAAGCCCAATTTTTAAGTTTCGAGGTTTTCCCGATTCCTGGGTTGAAACTGTTGGTTGGGTCACCTTTTTTGTAGTGTTCAACCAGTGATGGTGCGGCTTCATAGAGATGACCGACATTATGCTCCGCTGGATAAATTGCACCGCGCGCATCCAAAAGCTCCAGCATTTTTTCCTTCAAGGTATGCGCATCGACCCCTTTTTTCACAATGTAGTCCTGATGCAGCACGTGGCAAAGGAAATGTCCGTAGTAAAGCTTATGCTCAATCTGGCTCGAGATTTCTTCAGGCAGTTCTTCAAACCAGTCCATATCATTGCGCCGCAAGGCGATATCAAGCGCCAAAATATCATCGACTTCGTTTTGATGCACCTCCTGGAAGCGAATCGCAGCGCCCGCCGCCACAAACCGATGCAAGAACGCATCCGCTCCTTCTTTTGGCGTGCAAACAAAGAAATCACCCTCAGCTTCTTTAAAAAGTGCCATAAGATAAGCCTCCGCCTCAGCGCTACCTGCGCCTGACATTTTGAGCATCAGATGGTGCTCATACTTTTCGCGAAATTCTTCCATTCTTTTTGGCAAATGGTTCGGGAAAAGATAGCTGAGTTTTTGCAAGATACGGTCAGGAAGATAAGGCTTGAAGATTTTCATTTTGTCCAAAATCCGCTCAGCATTCGCTTTCAAGCCAAATAAGAAAGGCAAACGGTCAGTTCCAAGTTTATTGATGACAAGGAATGAATCTTTGCCGTATTTTTTGGCGATGTCGTAGATTTCACGGTGCATGTATTCGCCAGCGACAGGGAGATTTTCGAACTCCGACAGTGCTTTTCTCCGAATCAATTCTAGCACACGCGGGGTATTGGTTCCGATGTAGAAGACTTTTTCGTTTTGTTCTTTCGGGAAAGTATCGAGCCGCACTGCGAACACGGCAACTTTGCCAGCAGAACCTGAAGATTCATAGAGCTGATTGGGGTCGGCATTGTATCTAGCTGGGCTATCTGCATCAATGTCGCGCACGCGCGTTTGATAAGTATGATTGTGCCCGTGTTTTGGGGATTCTGGGACAGCATTCGGATTGAAATTTCCAGCATCAAGATTGGCAACAATTTGCTCAGGCGTATCGCCTAAGTCGATACCAAGGTGATTCACCAGCTGTAGCTCGCCATTTTCATCAATCTTGGCAAAAAGCGACAGCTCGGTATAAGCAGGGCCGCGTTTGACAAGCGAGCCGCCCGAGTTATTGCAAATCCCGCCGATGGCCGATGCACCGAGACAAGACGATCCAATCACAGAATGTGGCTCTCGCCCGAGAGGCTTCAACGCATTTTCAAGTGAATAGAGCGTTGTGCCCGGAAAGGCCAAAACTTGACTGCCTTGGTTGATCAACTGTAGGTGTTGAATCCGTGTGATTGACACAATGATGACCTCACGATCATAGCCGCCTGCAGGAATTGACCCTTCTGTCAAACTTGTGTTTGACGCTTGCATAATGATGATTTTGTCAAATTTGACTGCCGTTTTTAGGATTTGCCAGAGCTCTGTCAAATTTCCTGGCTTAACAACAGCTAGTGCATCCCCGCGTCCCGAGCGATAGCCTTTGCGATATCGTAAGGTTTTTGAGGGATTGGTAATGATATATTTGCGATCTAAAATCGCTTCAAGTGCTGTGATAAATGGATGTTCCATTCTACTGCCTCCTAAATATGAAAAGAATGGTTTGTAAAAGGACTCATGATTTTGTGAGCGATTACATATTCACGTGATTCACAAACTTTGTCAAACTTTTGCTACAATCCTATTACTCTACTAATATAATAAATCTAAATTAACAACATATCAATAGGAAAAACTCAGTTAACCTAATATTACGAACGGGTGCTTATGCGGCCGAGCTTAGATCGTATCATATAGTGTGGGATTCCAGTCGAGTAAGAACTAGCCATTTGTTTGGACGGCTAAAGGAAACTTTAGTCTTTAATACATAGAAGAAGGTAAGAAATATAAAACAGACTATGGCACACCGCAAGGAGTAATATCTCCGTATCGGCTAATGTATACCTTCATTATGTTCTCGACCTATGGTTTGAGAAAGGGTTAGGAAACAGTGCAAGGGCAAGCCTACATAGTGAGATATGCAGATAATTTTGTGTGTTGTTTTCAAAATAAAAGTGAAGCCGAGCAATTCTTCCATTTATTGAAGTTGAGATTAAAGAAATTCAATATAGAAATAGCTGAGGATAAAACCAAAATTATTCCCTTTGGACGGTTTGCTGAGCAAAATGCAAAACAAAAGGGGCGAAGTAAAACAGCAACATTTGATTTCCCAGGTTTTACACACTATTGTGGGAAAAGTAAACAAGGAAAGTTTCGAGTGAAATGGAAATCAAGCAGGAAGGAAGTCCAAGGTAAACTAAAAGAAACGAAAGAATGGCTGAAAAAGAATAGAAATCTATCCATATTCATATGAATATGGATAGATTTAAACGTTCACTGATCGGTTATTACAACTATTAGGACCAAGGGCACTTGGTTTTTCTTAATTCCTAATTGATTACATTGAGGGATTTTTGCAAAAAAAATAGGGGTTTCCCATTTTTAAATTACAGATCAGGTCACAGGCGGTTTGATTCCTACACAGGCCCTGCTAAAAGTGACTTTTTAACCGTTTTAATATTAATTATCCTACTGAAAATGCAGCTTGTTTTTTATATTCATTCGGTTTATATCCTCCCCCACAAATTTCACATACTATTGTCACTAAACTATCAAATGAGATACGAAAATTACAGTCTACTACCTTTAAAATAAGTATTGGATAAATTCTTCCAGAAAAATTGTGAATTCTTTCACAATGATGACTAAAAGGGAGGTTTCAAACTAATGTCTTACCAAAACTTGTTAAAAGAAGGTCAAATAGGTAACCTAACACTGAAAAACAGAATTGTTATGCCACCGATGGGAACGAATCTAGCTGGTTCTGAAGGTGAAGTTACGGATGAGCTAGTTGCGTATTATGAAGAAAGAGCTAAGGGTGGGACTGGATTAATTATTGTTGAATTCACCTGTATCGATTATGAATATGGGAAAGGATTTATTAGGCAATTAAGGCTGGATGATGATTGCTTTATCCCAGGCATACATCGTATAGCCGATGCAGTGCAGAAATATGGGGCGAAGGTTTTTGTCCAAATTCATCACGCCGGCAGACAGTCAAACTCAGCTTTAATTAATGGAAAACAAATCGTCGCACCTAGTAACGTAGCCAGTGCTGCAGTAGGTGAAGTACCTCGGGAATTAACCACAGCAGAAGTAAAAGAACTAGTAAATAAATTTGTTCAGACCGCGATAAGATGTAAGCAGGCAGGCATAGATGGCGTTGAAGTTCACGGTGCACATGGTTATTTAATTAACCAGTTCTTAAGCCCGGAAGCCAATCTACGGACTGATCAATACGGCGGAAGCTTTGAAAATCGAATGAGATTTATCGAAGAAATCATTGTTGGTATTAAAGAAAAGTGTGGTAAGGATTATCCTGTTACCGTTCGTCTCAGTGTCGATGAATTTATAAACGGAGGAATAGATTTAGAGTTAGGTAAGGATATTTCTCTGTACTTAGAAAAACTAGGAGTAGATGGACTCCATGTTAGTTGTGGAACCTATGACTCAATGGACAGAATAATTGAATCCCCGTTGTTTGAACAAGGCTGGAGAGTTTACCTAGCTGAGGAAATTAAAAAAGCAGTAAATATTCCAGTCATCACTGTTGGGTCCATTCGTGAACCACAATTTGTTGAAAACATTTTATCTGATGGAAGAGCAGACTTTGTGGCCATAGGTAGGGGATTAATCGCTGATCCTGAGTGGGTTAACAAAACAATGGAAGGACGCGAAGATGAAATTAGAAAATGTATTAGCTGTCTCCATTGTATCCATTCAGCTATGGGGAACTCACACATTCTGTGTTCCATCAATGCTAGAGCAGGCCGAGAACTAGAGTTTAAGGAACTACAGCACCTTTCTTCTGCTGAAAACCACCATGTTGTTGTCGTTGGTGGTGGCCCAGGTGGAATGGAAGCAGCACGAAATCTATCTTTAATAGGTTATAAAGTAACTCTTTTTGAAAAGGATAATAAACTTGGTGGTCAATTGCACCTTGTTACTGACCCAGTTTATAGAAAGAAAATGACATGGCATATTAATTACCTCAGCAATGAAATGAACCGGTTAAACATCGATGTCCGCATGAATACCGAGGCTACTGTTGAAGCAATCACAGCTTTCAATCCTTATGCTGTGTTATTGGCAACAGGAGGTGTCCCTAAGCTCCCACAGGTGGAGGGCAATGATTTAAACCATGTATATACTTATGAAGACGTTAAGTTACAGGATAAAGTGTTTGCTAATAGTAAAATTACAGTTGTCGGAAGTGGTATGATCTGTCATGGAACGACTCGTCGCCTTGCTGAAGCTGGTAATGATGTCACATTTGTAGAAATTCCTACAAAAGCAAGTAAAAGAATTGGACCTGACACAAGATTAAGACTTCTTGAGAAGCTTAAACAAGTAAATGTAAATATAGTTACGGATCACAAGGTGGAAAGAATACTACCGAACAGTATTATTGTGGAGGACTTAGTTTCTGGGAAACCTTCAGAAATAGAATCAGAATATATTATTGTTGCTATGGGTGTCGAGGCCTATAACCCGTTAGAGGAAACATTAAAGCACCAGATGGAAAATGTGTTTGTATTAGGAGATGCAGTAGGTTATGGATCTCTTGGTGAGGCTACCCGAGATGGCTTTGAAAAGGCATATTTCCTTGAATCCAATGTTACACAAAGCAGGGAAAAGGTAACTCAAACCGTTTGATTTAGAAAAAAACAAATTAAAATGATTATTAGATCACATCTTGCCAAGACCAAGTAAGGGGGGAACCTCACACTTGGTCTTTTTTTTTGAAAAAGCTTGTCTGATGCATTATGCAAAATATTCAGATATTTGTAACAATTCAATAACGAACGGCCAGAATAGTATGATATTATTTACACGATTGGGTATG of the Bacillus sp. 1NLA3E genome contains:
- a CDS encoding DUF3006 domain-containing protein encodes the protein MIDRFEGDWVVVEINRVTRDFERCFFPENAPIGDVVEFKGDKIRVLTEDTNKLRKEIEQLMDEVWED
- the dld gene encoding D-lactate dehydrogenase, whose amino-acid sequence is MEHPFITALEAILDRKYIITNPSKTLRYRKGYRSGRGDALAVVKPGNLTELWQILKTAVKFDKIIIMQASNTSLTEGSIPAGGYDREVIIVSITRIQHLQLINQGSQVLAFPGTTLYSLENALKPLGREPHSVIGSSCLGASAIGGICNNSGGSLVKRGPAYTELSLFAKIDENGELQLVNHLGIDLGDTPEQIVANLDAGNFNPNAVPESPKHGHNHTYQTRVRDIDADSPARYNADPNQLYESSGSAGKVAVFAVRLDTFPKEQNEKVFYIGTNTPRVLELIRRKALSEFENLPVAGEYMHREIYDIAKKYGKDSFLVINKLGTDRLPFLFGLKANAERILDKMKIFKPYLPDRILQKLSYLFPNHLPKRMEEFREKYEHHLMLKMSGAGSAEAEAYLMALFKEAEGDFFVCTPKEGADAFLHRFVAAGAAIRFQEVHQNEVDDILALDIALRRNDMDWFEELPEEISSQIEHKLYYGHFLCHVLHQDYIVKKGVDAHTLKEKMLELLDARGAIYPAEHNVGHLYEAAPSLVEHYKKGDPTNSFNPGIGKTSKLKNWA
- a CDS encoding RNA-directed DNA polymerase, with the translated sequence MQGQAYIVRYADNFVCCFQNKSEAEQFFHLLKLRLKKFNIEIAEDKTKIIPFGRFAEQNAKQKGRSKTATFDFPGFTHYCGKSKQGKFRVKWKSSRKEVQGKLKETKEWLKKNRNLSIFI
- a CDS encoding oxidoreductase, whose protein sequence is MSYQNLLKEGQIGNLTLKNRIVMPPMGTNLAGSEGEVTDELVAYYEERAKGGTGLIIVEFTCIDYEYGKGFIRQLRLDDDCFIPGIHRIADAVQKYGAKVFVQIHHAGRQSNSALINGKQIVAPSNVASAAVGEVPRELTTAEVKELVNKFVQTAIRCKQAGIDGVEVHGAHGYLINQFLSPEANLRTDQYGGSFENRMRFIEEIIVGIKEKCGKDYPVTVRLSVDEFINGGIDLELGKDISLYLEKLGVDGLHVSCGTYDSMDRIIESPLFEQGWRVYLAEEIKKAVNIPVITVGSIREPQFVENILSDGRADFVAIGRGLIADPEWVNKTMEGREDEIRKCISCLHCIHSAMGNSHILCSINARAGRELEFKELQHLSSAENHHVVVVGGGPGGMEAARNLSLIGYKVTLFEKDNKLGGQLHLVTDPVYRKKMTWHINYLSNEMNRLNIDVRMNTEATVEAITAFNPYAVLLATGGVPKLPQVEGNDLNHVYTYEDVKLQDKVFANSKITVVGSGMICHGTTRRLAEAGNDVTFVEIPTKASKRIGPDTRLRLLEKLKQVNVNIVTDHKVERILPNSIIVEDLVSGKPSEIESEYIIVAMGVEAYNPLEETLKHQMENVFVLGDAVGYGSLGEATRDGFEKAYFLESNVTQSREKVTQTV